A genome region from Methylohalobius crimeensis 10Ki includes the following:
- a CDS encoding DUF1156 domain-containing protein: MATKAPKKLIEVALPLDDINESSGKEKSVRHGHPSTIHPWWASRSLAAARAILFAQLVNDPGGERGWYKGKTKAQADAERERLFDIIRALVKWENSNNESVINAARQEIEKSWRETQQIYGLDASTSLKFIDPFNGRGYLPLEAQRLGLETYSSDLNPIAVINGKALIEIPRNFYNQVPVGPAEFSSNNTDTLLDWEGCTGLAEDIRRYAAYIGAICEQELSHLFPKAELPREFGGGKATVLAWLWARTVPSPSPAANGINVPLVSSFAISNVTGREAWVEPVITEDGYEFIVHNEKIPAHAKKGTKKGRGSFSCILTDSPIPLSYIKEMGKAGRMGSKLLAMLVEKDGARFFLSPSPDHEKVALEFVPGWKPSEKLSTHPQYMGPPRYGMETFGDIYTGRQIAVMDKLSSLLPNVYDHAINSGASKEYAKAICTYLGMAISRSADYWSTLATWMPRGTVGHVFATHVIPMTWDYPEANPFSSFHCSWATNADWAAKVVERTYKEMSNGFVTQCDARAADYKEKVVSTDPPYYDNVPYADISDYFYVWQRRALKPFYPELFGSIQTPKSDELVADVKRWGDSANEYFMSGMTQVMAKIANESSPYFPVTIYYAFKQSESTDVKTISRGWEAFLDAVISAGFQITGTWPIRTERGARSRARDSNALASSIVLVCRRRGDGANTISRRDFQRELREEMPDALETMIGGESGQTPIAPVDLAQSAIGPGMAIFSKYEAVLNQDGSKMSVHDALVLINRAITEYLSPESGSFDADTQFCASWFDQYGWSAGPFGEADTLSRAKGTSVDGVREAGVVESGGGKVRLLKWSEYEADWDPTRDQRTPIWEACYQMIRRLNNQGESAAGELLAQMPEKGESIRQLAYHLYTLCERKKWAEEARAYNELIGSWHAIVAASHEIGHAGSQMEFEI, encoded by the coding sequence ATGGCCACCAAAGCACCAAAGAAACTCATTGAAGTCGCACTGCCGCTCGACGACATAAACGAGTCGTCTGGAAAAGAGAAGTCCGTCAGACACGGCCACCCTTCCACTATCCACCCATGGTGGGCATCACGATCTCTGGCGGCAGCGAGAGCAATACTTTTCGCTCAATTGGTCAACGACCCAGGTGGCGAAAGGGGCTGGTACAAAGGAAAAACTAAAGCACAAGCTGATGCGGAGAGGGAACGCCTATTTGACATTATTCGAGCACTTGTCAAATGGGAAAACTCCAACAATGAGTCTGTGATCAATGCCGCCAGACAGGAAATTGAAAAAAGTTGGCGCGAAACACAACAAATTTATGGCTTAGACGCATCAACCTCTTTGAAGTTTATAGACCCCTTCAACGGGCGTGGATACCTGCCGCTTGAAGCACAGCGACTTGGGTTAGAAACTTATAGCTCCGATCTCAACCCTATTGCGGTAATCAACGGAAAGGCGTTGATCGAAATACCTCGCAATTTCTATAACCAGGTTCCCGTTGGCCCGGCCGAATTTTCCTCGAATAACACTGACACATTATTAGATTGGGAGGGGTGTACCGGCCTTGCCGAGGACATTAGAAGATATGCAGCATACATAGGAGCAATTTGCGAACAAGAACTAAGCCATTTATTCCCTAAAGCTGAATTGCCACGCGAATTCGGTGGAGGCAAAGCCACAGTACTTGCATGGTTGTGGGCACGGACTGTACCGAGCCCTAGCCCAGCTGCGAATGGCATCAACGTGCCATTAGTTAGCAGCTTCGCCATATCAAATGTTACCGGGCGAGAAGCGTGGGTTGAGCCAGTAATAACTGAAGACGGCTATGAATTTATAGTTCATAACGAAAAAATCCCCGCCCATGCAAAGAAGGGTACTAAAAAAGGACGAGGCTCTTTTTCCTGCATCCTGACCGACAGCCCTATACCCCTCTCATACATAAAGGAAATGGGCAAGGCAGGACGCATGGGAAGCAAACTATTAGCTATGCTCGTTGAGAAAGACGGTGCTAGATTCTTTTTATCACCATCACCCGATCATGAGAAAGTAGCGCTTGAGTTCGTACCCGGGTGGAAACCATCGGAAAAACTTTCCACACACCCCCAGTATATGGGACCACCTCGCTATGGCATGGAGACATTCGGTGATATCTATACCGGCAGACAGATCGCTGTCATGGACAAGCTTTCCTCACTTTTGCCAAATGTTTATGACCACGCAATAAATTCAGGTGCATCAAAAGAATACGCAAAGGCGATATGCACGTACCTTGGTATGGCGATAAGCCGAAGCGCGGACTACTGGAGCACGCTCGCCACTTGGATGCCTAGAGGAACTGTGGGACACGTATTCGCGACACACGTGATCCCAATGACTTGGGACTATCCAGAAGCCAATCCGTTTTCCTCTTTTCATTGCTCGTGGGCAACCAACGCAGATTGGGCGGCCAAAGTCGTCGAAAGGACTTACAAGGAGATGTCGAATGGGTTTGTCACTCAATGCGATGCCAGAGCTGCCGACTACAAGGAAAAAGTTGTCTCAACAGATCCACCGTATTACGACAACGTACCATATGCCGATATATCGGATTATTTTTACGTCTGGCAAAGGCGCGCATTGAAGCCGTTTTACCCTGAGCTATTTGGCTCCATTCAAACGCCAAAATCAGATGAACTAGTTGCAGATGTAAAACGTTGGGGCGACTCAGCAAATGAATATTTCATGAGCGGCATGACTCAGGTCATGGCGAAGATTGCGAATGAATCATCCCCCTACTTTCCTGTAACAATCTATTACGCTTTTAAACAGTCCGAAAGCACTGACGTTAAAACCATATCTCGCGGCTGGGAAGCTTTCTTGGATGCAGTCATTTCTGCTGGCTTTCAGATAACAGGCACTTGGCCAATCAGAACAGAAAGAGGCGCGCGAAGCAGAGCACGAGATTCTAACGCACTAGCATCCAGCATTGTTCTTGTCTGCCGAAGGCGAGGTGATGGAGCCAACACCATTTCACGGCGTGACTTCCAGCGTGAGTTACGAGAAGAAATGCCTGACGCGCTCGAAACCATGATCGGGGGTGAAAGTGGTCAAACCCCCATCGCGCCTGTAGATTTGGCCCAGTCAGCTATAGGCCCCGGCATGGCCATTTTCTCGAAGTACGAAGCGGTGCTGAACCAGGACGGCTCCAAAATGAGCGTGCATGACGCCCTGGTGCTGATCAACCGTGCCATCACCGAATACCTGAGCCCCGAGTCCGGCAGTTTCGATGCCGACACCCAGTTCTGTGCCAGCTGGTTCGACCAATACGGTTGGAGCGCCGGCCCCTTCGGCGAGGCGGATACCCTCTCCCGGGCCAAGGGCACCAGCGTGGACGGCGTGCGTGAAGCCGGTGTGGTGGAATCCGGTGGCGGCAAGGTGCGCCTGCTCAAATGGAGCGAGTACGAAGCGGATTGGGACCCCACTCGCGACCAACGAACGCCCATCTGGGAAGCCTGCTACCAGATGATCCGCCGTCTCAATAATCAGGGCGAATCCGCCGCCGGTGAGTTGCTGGCCCAGATGCCGGAGAAAGGCGAATCCATCCGCCAGCTCGCCTATCACCTCTACACCCTGTGCGAGCGCAAGAAGTGGGCCGAGGAAGCCCGCGCCTACAACGAACTGATCGGCTCCTGGCACGCCATCGTCGCTGCTTCCCACGAGATCGGCCATGCCGGCTCACAGATGGAATTTGAGATATGA
- a CDS encoding AAA family ATPase → MLSNLNLTNFTVFKKANLRFSEGLNVIVGENGTGKTHLLKLGYLISTIWETQVKDRSSFISKESIERHVSERLLHIFKPERIGNLTTGGSRKGTSVNGTVTGSIPTVTIRMPHEPPMPPMDDEITWAFQFSDRAETKVSIDQLPERLTSNAIYGRSVYLPSKEMISFFEGFISLYETRELSFDETFRDLAVKLSSPRLKERPEFIGKLLERLGNAIGGDVILEGGRFYTVYTVRGKKRQRREITLLAEGLRKLATIMQLLDNGSLQPGGTLFWDEPETNLNPRLIKLVAEALFLLCCHGIQVILATHSLFLLRELEILSGKEEFQNVGQRYFALKTTSGGVIISQGGTPEDIDPLILLDESLEQSDRFLAI, encoded by the coding sequence ATGCTGAGCAATCTGAATCTGACCAACTTCACTGTATTCAAGAAGGCAAATCTTCGCTTCTCGGAAGGCCTGAATGTCATTGTGGGGGAGAATGGAACGGGAAAGACCCATTTGCTCAAGTTGGGCTATTTGATCTCGACCATCTGGGAGACACAGGTCAAAGATCGCAGCAGTTTTATAAGCAAGGAGTCCATTGAACGGCACGTCTCGGAGCGGCTGTTGCATATTTTCAAGCCTGAAAGGATCGGTAACCTTACCACTGGCGGCTCAAGAAAAGGGACGTCTGTGAACGGAACTGTGACAGGTTCGATTCCAACGGTGACGATCAGGATGCCACATGAACCCCCTATGCCGCCAATGGACGATGAGATTACCTGGGCCTTTCAATTCTCCGATCGCGCTGAAACCAAAGTAAGCATTGACCAGCTACCTGAAAGGTTAACCTCAAACGCCATCTATGGACGCTCAGTGTATCTTCCCAGCAAAGAGATGATCTCTTTTTTCGAAGGGTTTATCTCACTGTATGAAACCCGTGAATTGTCGTTTGATGAAACATTCAGGGATTTGGCCGTTAAGCTCTCTTCGCCACGCCTCAAGGAGAGGCCAGAGTTCATTGGAAAACTGCTTGAAAGATTAGGGAATGCAATAGGGGGAGATGTGATACTCGAAGGTGGTCGATTTTATACGGTTTATACGGTTAGAGGCAAGAAGAGGCAGCGCCGCGAAATCACGCTTCTTGCAGAAGGCTTACGCAAGTTGGCGACTATTATGCAATTATTGGACAACGGCAGCCTGCAGCCCGGTGGAACACTGTTCTGGGATGAACCAGAAACGAATTTGAATCCGAGGCTTATCAAGTTGGTCGCTGAAGCACTCTTCCTTCTCTGTTGCCATGGAATCCAGGTGATTTTAGCGACGCACAGCCTTTTTTTGCTCCGAGAATTGGAGATTTTATCTGGCAAGGAAGAATTCCAAAATGTAGGGCAGCGTTATTTCGCGCTGAAGACAACTTCTGGAGGTGTGATTATTTCGCAAGGTGGTACACCCGAAGATATTGATCCACTGATCTTGCTGGATGAATCACTCGAGCAGTCTGATCGGTTTCTGGCTATTTAA